The DNA region GCAGCAGGCGACCATCGCGTCGAACCGTACCGATGTCAACAGCTACCTTGCCGCAGAAAAGACCGCCACCGCGAATATTGCGGAGTCCGAGGCTGATCTTGAGCAGAAGGGGCTGGACTACAAACGCGCCCAGGCGCTTTATCAGGACAAGCTGATTGCCAAGCAGGACTACGACAGCAAAAAGGCTGCCTATGATATGGCCGTCGCGACCCTGGCCCAGCGGAAGGCGGCGTATGCGCAGTCTTTGGCACAGACAGAGTCGCAACGCGCGCATGTGACTCAGGCGGTCGCCAGCCAGCGCTCTAATTATGACGCTCTGGACAAGACGATCAGCCGCGCTCCATTCGACGGCCTCGTGACCAACGTGCCGGTGCGCGAGGGAGAGACAGTCGTCGTGGGTATTCAGAATGCCGAAGGATCGACCATGATGACTTTGGCCGACATGTCGGTCATTACGGCGGAAGTCAAAGTCGACGAGACGGACATCGTCAATGTTGCGATGGGGCAGCCAGTCGATGTCACGGTCGACGCGCTGCCGGGGCGGATCTTCAAGGGGCACGTGACTCAGGTCGGCGACCAGGCCCTGCTGCGCACCACCGGTATCGCCACCAGCCAAAGCACAACCGGGACGGAAGAGGCTAAGGACTTCAAGGTCGTGGTCACGCTCGACCAGCCTTCGGATGATCTGCGACCGGGTCTTTCAGCTACGGCGAAGATAACGACGGCGAACAAGCCGAATGCGCTGACGATTCCAATTCAGGCTCTGGTGGAGCGTAATACCGCCGCAGAGAAGGCGCTGGCGGCCAATGCGGGCAAGCCTCCCGCGAAGGGCGCTGTTGCGGCTGCCACTCCCACGGATACCAAGCTTGTGCAGGGCGTCTATGTGTTGCAGCAGGAGCACAAGAAGCTGCGCGCCGTCTTCGTCCCTGTAAAGACGGGGATCACCGGAACGACCGATATCGAGGTGCTCGACGGCCTGAAGGCGGGAGACGAGATTGTGACCGGCCGATATAAGGTCTTGCGGACGCTCAAGAGCGGTACTGTCGTCAAACGGGACAACACGCCTGAGACCGTGACACCAACGGACCAGTCGTAACCGATCGTTGACGTATATGGGCTGACGCCGGAATTCCACTGCGCAAAAGGAACCGCCGCGTCAGCGTAAACGTACTATCCTGAACATGCAGCAACCGGAGAACCGGATGGCCATCGAAACCGCAGTTGATCCAATGCTCAGCAATGCCTCCGGACCTCGCGCCGGCGACGTGATCGTCACGGACAATCTCTGGAAGACCTATGAGATGGGCGACCAGCAGGTGAATGCCCTGCGCGGTGTGAACCTGCGCATCCGGCACAATGAGTACGTCGCCATCATGGGCCCGTCAGGGTCGGGTAAATCTACGCTGATGAACCTGATCGGCTGTCTCGATTCGCCATCGCAGGGCAAATATTGGCTCAACGGCCACGATGTCTCCGAGCTCAATGACGACGAACTCGCCCGCATCCGCAATAAGGAGATCGGCTTCGTCTTCCAGACGTTCAACCTGCTGGCTCGCGCCACCTCGCTGCACAATGTCGAGCTGCCGCTCATCTACAACGGCACTCCGGCGGCCGCACGCATTGAACGCGCCAAGTCGGTACTGGAATCGGTCGGCCTCGCCGAACGCATGATGCACAAGCCGAACGAGCTCTCCGGCGGCCAGCGGCAGCGTGTCGCCATCGCCCGTGCGTTGGTCAACAAACCCTCCATCATCCTCGCCGACGAGCCGACAGGAAACCTCGACTCCAAGACGGGAGACGAGATCATGGCGCTCTTCGACGATCTCCACGCCCAGGGAAATACCATTGTTCTTGTCACCCACGAGCCGGACATCGCTGAGTTCGCCCATCGGGTAGTCACGATTCGCGACGGCGTCATCGCCAGCGACCATATCTCCTCACGTATCAGCAATAAAGGGTAGCTAGTCCGGCAATATGCCGGACGATTGCCCCCACATTGCATCCATTACGTCTGCCTTCGCAGTCTAAGATGGAATGATGGCAAAGTTTCGGCCCCTTAGCATCAGTGCAGCTTTTGCAGCGCTTCTTCTTGTCTGCCCCATGCTCTTCGGAGAGGCGGCACGTTTCGACCTGACCGGCCCTAAACTCGAGGTCCATGTCACTCGGGATGGCAAGACGCTGCCGATTGCGTCGGTCCCAAACCTGCAGGCGGGCGATAAGATCTGGCTTCATCCCGACCTGCCGACCACGCAGTCCGTCCACTACCTGCTGGTGGTCTGCTTCCTTCGCGGCACCACCAACCCACCGCCCGAAGACTGGTTCATCAAGATCCAGACGTGGAACCAGAAGGTCCGCGAAGAGGGCGTGAACGTCTACGTTCCGGACGAGGCGCAGCAGGTTGTGCTCTTCTTGGCCCCGGAGACAGGCGGAGACTTCAGCACCCTTCGCTCTGCAGTGCGCGGCCGGCCCGGCATCTTTGTGCGCGCGTCGCAGGATCTTGCCGAGGCTGGATTCGAGCAGGCACGTATTGAAAAGTATCTTGCCGATATGCGTCTGGTCCCTCCCTCCGATCCCAAGGCGCTGCTCGAACACTCGAACCTCATCGCCCGCACTCTGAACCTAAAGCCTAATGAAGACTGCTTCAACCGCCCGGTCGACCAGCAGTACACCTGCCTGACCCAAAGCGGGAACCAGACGCTACTTAACGATGGTCATGGCGAGACGGTCGTCTCCAGCTTGACGAATGGCGATGCTTCCCAGTTAATCAGTGCGGCCAGCTACACCTCCCTGGGCGGAGGCGGTTTGTACAGCGCCTACGTGGGGGCGGTGGTTGACCTTGTCCACCTGATGGGTAATCTCCACACCGCGCAATACCAGTACATTCCCGCGATCGCATTTCCCGAGGGTGAGGACCTCAACCTCCGGCTCAATACGCCACCTTCGTTCCATAATCCAAAGTCGGTGATCGTCATCGGTCTGCCTGCAATCCAACCCTCCGTCCTCCCCCCGCTGCGCCCCGCGGACCCGAAGCACGTCACCTGCCTGCTGCAACCGTCGGTCGCCCTTCCAGTCGAAGGCGCTCCTCTCGTCTTCTCTACCTCGTTTGCACACGACCTCGTCCTGCACATCAATGGTTCAGGGCCCGAGAAGGACATTCCCCTTGTGCCGGACGCGTATCGCGGCGGCCTCACCCTTTCTCCGGCAACCAGCGAACGGAGAGTTCTTCCTACTGCGACGACGGATGCAGCACAACCTCAAGCCGCGCCCCAAGTCCCAGTGAAAACGACAGCCAAAGCCGACGCCTCTGGCAAGGTGACGGGGACCATTACCGGTTTCTGGGGATTCGATCCGTTCACTGGCCCGACCATGCAGTTGCAGAGCGTTCCGGGCAAGGACTGGAAGCTGGCAGTCGACGATGTGCTGATCGCAGGGCGGGAGAATAATCTCTCGCTCTCGTCCACCGGAACAGCCTGCGTCCAATCGATCACGCTCGACACGACGGCAGGAAAGCAGGAAAAAACTGACTGGAAAGAGGCCGACAAGCCGGACCTGATCAACGTCAAGGTCTCCCTGAAATCCGTCGACCCTGGTGCACTGCATCTGACAATTCGTCAATATGGAGAGGCCAAACCGGATACGGTCGCTGCTGAGACTTTTTCCGAGCCCGCGACCCTCGCTTCGCTGAAGTTCTATGCGGGCGATACTTCTGCGGTGCTGAACGGCACCAATCTCAATCAGGTCAAGCAGCTCGAACTGAAAGACCTGACGTTTACTCCGTCCCCATTGCCGGCTGCGTCC from Edaphobacter paludis includes:
- a CDS encoding efflux RND transporter periplasmic adaptor subunit, with product MSAKKIVLIVVGVLVLAGIVVGTILHGQANVTKVATGKAVRQDLVSIVNGTGQIKPKTYVNIGATSFGRITHLNVKEGDHVKKGAVLATIENVQPEATVAAQQATIASNRTDVNSYLAAEKTATANIAESEADLEQKGLDYKRAQALYQDKLIAKQDYDSKKAAYDMAVATLAQRKAAYAQSLAQTESQRAHVTQAVASQRSNYDALDKTISRAPFDGLVTNVPVREGETVVVGIQNAEGSTMMTLADMSVITAEVKVDETDIVNVAMGQPVDVTVDALPGRIFKGHVTQVGDQALLRTTGIATSQSTTGTEEAKDFKVVVTLDQPSDDLRPGLSATAKITTANKPNALTIPIQALVERNTAAEKALAANAGKPPAKGAVAAATPTDTKLVQGVYVLQQEHKKLRAVFVPVKTGITGTTDIEVLDGLKAGDEIVTGRYKVLRTLKSGTVVKRDNTPETVTPTDQS
- a CDS encoding ABC transporter ATP-binding protein — protein: MAIETAVDPMLSNASGPRAGDVIVTDNLWKTYEMGDQQVNALRGVNLRIRHNEYVAIMGPSGSGKSTLMNLIGCLDSPSQGKYWLNGHDVSELNDDELARIRNKEIGFVFQTFNLLARATSLHNVELPLIYNGTPAAARIERAKSVLESVGLAERMMHKPNELSGGQRQRVAIARALVNKPSIILADEPTGNLDSKTGDEIMALFDDLHAQGNTIVLVTHEPDIAEFAHRVVTIRDGVIASDHISSRISNKG